The Couchioplanes caeruleus nucleotide sequence GCCGGCGGCTCAGGAGCCGGTGAGCCCGGCCGACGTGCACGTCGTCGAGGTCTACTCGCGGCTGATGGAGCAGATGCAGGCCAACGACATGATGGCGGTGGTGGCCACCGCCCGCGAGGCGCTGCCGGTCCTGGAGGCGTCGGAACCGTCCGGCCCGGACGTGGCATTCCGGAACATGATCCGCGCGCTCGCCGCCCTGGGAGATCCCCACGGGTCGGCGCCCCTGGACATACCCGCGGTCGATCAGGACGGGGGCATGGGGGCCGTCGTGCAGTACGCCGGCGCGATGATGACGGCCACCGCGGCGCTCGGGCAGGCCATGTACCGCAACGATCTGCCCCGGATGCGGGAGATCGCCGGGACGGTGGAGCAGCTGATCGCGTCCGTACCGACCGACGACGGGCAGGTGCGGCTCGGCGCGGCCGCCCTGGCGGGACAGGCGCACCTGGAGATCGCCGGCCGGGCACCGGAGGCCACGGACCACGCGCGGCGGGCGGCCGACTGGTTCGGGCAGGCCCTCGATCACGCCGGCGGGGCCGGGCATCAGATGTGGTCCCGGCTGGCCATGGGCCGCGCCGAGGCGCTGCGCCACACCGGCGGCGACCACGCGGCCGGCCGCGCCCACGGCATGTCGGCGTTGCAGGGTCACGCCTGGCAGGTCTTCGCCCAGGCCGGCACGGACCATTCCATCGCCTCCGCGAAGCAGGCGGCGGCGGACGCGCGGAAGGTCGCCGGCTGGTGCCTGGCCGACCGGCGCCGCGACCCGGCCGCGCTGGATCAGCTGATCGCCGCGCTCGACGCCGGCCGCGGCCTGGTGCTGCGCGCGACCACGACCGCGCGGGCGATCGCCGACCAGCTGACCCGCGCCGGCCACGCCGAACTAGCGGCCGAGTGGACGGAGACGGCCGGGCAGGGGCGCGACATGGTCACCGGGCTCGGCATGCCCGTCGGCTCCGGGTTGCAGGGCACCGAGGTCCCCGACGATCTGCGGCTGCGGGTGCTGCGCGCGCTCGGGGGTGAGCAGGTGCTCGGGTACGAGTCGATCACCGCCCGGGACGTCCGCGCGGCGCTGCGCGCGACCGGCACGCAGGCCCTCGTGTACCTGCTCGCCGCCGAGGACGGCCGGGAGGGCGCCGCGGTCGTCGTGCCGGCCGGTGGCCCGCCCATCGTGGTCACGCTGCCGCGCCTCGAGACCGGACCGGATTCGCCCGTACGGTGGTATGTCCGTACGCAGCCGCACACCACCTCGGCCCGCGCCGTCTCGACCGGACCGGACCGAGGCCCGGAGGATCGCGACCTCGGGCCGATCGCCGACCTCACCGACCCCGGCCGCGGCCTGGACGAGCTCTGCGCGTGGGCGGGGGACGCCGCGATGAGCACCGTGCTGCGGGTCGTGCCCGGCGGTCCCGGTCGCCGTCTGGTGCTGGTCCCGATGGGGATGCTCGCGCTGGTGCCCTGGCACGCGGCTTTCGACGGTACGCAGTCCCCACGCCGCTACGCAGCCGAACAGGCCGTCATCTCGTACAGCCCTTCCGCGCGCGCGTTCTGCACCGCCGCGACGCGACCGCGTACGCCCATCTCCTCGGCCCTGATCGTGGGTGACCCGACCGGCGACCTTCCGCACGCGGGCGCCGAGGCGCGGGCGATCCGAGACCGCTTCTACCCCGCCGGCACGACAGCCAACACCCCGGACGAGGTCCTGCGCTGGGTCACCACCCGGCCCCGCGGAGCCGCCATCATGCACTTCGCCTGCCACGGTGCCGTGGACCCACGCCTGCCCGCCGACGCCCACCTCGTGCTGGGTGGGCACGCCGGCCTCACCGTGCGTACGCTGCTGGAGACTTCCCAGAGCGCCGAACTGGACGTCCAGGAAGTGTTCCTCGCGGCCTGCACCACCGGCGTCACGGGCCACGACCACGACGAGGTCCTCAGCCTCGCTACGTCGTTCTTGGCGGCCGGAGCCCACACGGTCATCGGCTCCCTGTGGCCCGTACCCGACGACGCGACCTCACTGCTGATGTTCAAGGTGCACGAGCACCTGAGGGTGACGGGCTGCCCGCCGGGGGACGCCCTGCACCGCGCCCAGCTGTGGATGCTCGACCGGGACCGCGACGCGACGGGCATCCCACCGGACCTGCTCGAGGACTACCGGCCGGGAATGGAGTTCCCGCTGACGTCATGGGCCGGCTTCACCCACATCGGACGCTAAAGGGAACCGAACCAGGCGGCTGCATTTCGGCTGGGCAACGTCACTGGCGCGGCGCCGTGCCACGAGTGGTCGTCCCGCAACGGGAGCCATGTGCGCATCCCGCTGGAGCACGTCCTGACCGCTCCGCTTCGCGCCGCCATCACCAGCCGGTGCCCGGCGCTACCGGCGTAGGAACTCGGCGGCTCGCGTGTACAGCACGTCGAAGGTCTCGCCCGGATCGAGCGCCTCGGCCACCGCACGTACGCGCGCCCGCTGACCCTCGTGCGCCTGCCAGTAGGACTCCGGCACCCGCCGCATCAACGCGTCGAGTAGATCACCCGGATAGAAGTCGCCCTCAGCCAGCGGATCCTGTTCGACGTGGTCAAGCGCCAGGGGTACGAGTGTGTCCAGCCCGATCTGCTGCGAGATGAGCAGGCGAAGCCCTTCGACGCCGATCTCACCGACCGGGCGCCGTCGCAGCGCGTACGCCGTACTGATCAACCGGGTCGCATCGGCCGGCGGATCACCCCAACGATCATCCTCGATTTCTTCGAGCGACCGGCTTGTGTCGGACTCGGGCACCGGCTCTCCTTCATTCGTCGGCGGCATGGCGATCCTAGATTCGTGGGACGAACTGCTCGGAGTAGTCGAGCAATCGGCTCGCCTCGGAGAGTTCGGCCTCGTACTGTGCGCGGTCTGCGGCCGAAACGCGCGAGTCACCAAGCAGCCGCTTGAGCTGCCCGATGCGGTTGACCAGGCCGTCCTGCGCGTTCCTCACCTCGTTCACATGGTCCCACGGCTTGCCGGTCGACTTCGTCGCCACCACCTCGCCGTTCAGTTCCCGGCGTGCCGCATCGAGGTCCCTGTCCGTCAGGTGTTCCTTACAATTATCCGTCTTCGTCGGTCCGACCGGCTCCGACCGGCCGGTACGCACCGGAGTGATCGCGTCGTCCGAAGCGGCGTGCTGCATCAGCAGCCCGCTCGCCGAGGCAGTCATCCCTGCCCCGACGGTGATGCCCGCGGCCGAGACGATGTTCAGCGGCACGCCTCCGACCGCACCGACCCCTGTCGCATCGAGAACGAAGCCAGTGCCTTCGCCGAGCGCGCTGACCTCCGTCAGCAGTAGGCCGCCGACGAGCGAGGCGGTCTCGCCCGGGTGGTGCACCATCGCATTGCCGAACGAAGCCAGGCCGTTGACCGCGCGCGCTCCCGCGTCCTGCAGGAATCCCCCCACCTTGTCCAGCCAGCTCGACTTATTCGGCGCCGACTCGGCCTCCTGGTCAAGGAAGCGGGCGGCCACGTCGCCCGCCGTACCGACCTCTTTGCGAGCGGCGCTCAAGACGTCGATTGCGTTCTGTCGCAGGGATGCCCCGGTGTCGACGAACGGACCCAACGGGTGCTCGGGCGGTGCTCGCACGGCGGCCTCCTCATAGGCCTGCTCAGCCTGCTGAGTCTCCGCCTGCGCCTCGTCCCACAGCCGGACGGCCTCGGCCGCCTGCTGCTGCGCCCATTCCAGGGCGTGCGCGTACGTGGTGAGGGCACTAGCGGCGGTCGCAAGCGAGTTGGCGGCCAGATACCACTTGTTGGGTTCGTAACTGAACCTGTTCCGGAACTCCTCCGCTGCGGGGCCTGTCCAGGCGCCGGTGTCGATGTCGACCAGACCGTCGCCGGCCTTCTCCACGTGATCCGACCGGGTCTTCAGTTCCGCGGCGTTCGCCCGGACGGCAGCCGGGTCGCCCGGGACCAGCGCTGTCGGGTCACGCGTCTGTCCGAGCTCAGTCATCGACGGCCGGCTCTCCCGGATCGGTTGTCAACCGGCCGGTCGCGGCCTGGTCGGCCGCCTGGTACGCGTCGGCCACCTTGCCGAGCACATCGCCGATGGCCTCGGCGTCCTCGGTCAGGATACCGATGCCGTAGCTCCACCGATCGCAGAAGTTCTCCATCGACTCGTGCAGGCGGCTGTGGCCGTAGACGCTCTCCGCTCGGTCCAGGTGCGAGAGCGCCGATCCGTTCTGGTCGGCCACGCTCTGCTTGATACCGG carries:
- a CDS encoding CHAT domain-containing protein, whose protein sequence is MDASAEADGVAALDRYDRAGDPDDLRTAGRLLGGVLVERPDHPDRSRWAARLSDGFSDEAYDGEALEDYDAAIAWVTRLTAEPEARERNVVRLADLAWDRSWVIRYGGDDTVDPAEDLDRLIGLLADLEDERNGPVVSRYLRLLHGMALAERAELGGGEAGAAIALLEPALEELIRLPVSEDGTEVADWVGDNRLALAAHSLAEAYRRRGDLDRAVAVLERALADHATGLLRTLVSSSLAATRQERWHDRTVAGDHVAAAAELKAGIAVCEAEEADDPWLLALHGELLTARAEQDESDADAQLAAELLDRAAELVTDAPDGWRFWRSAATAHRLRAQEPGALETAARRIEKALTYVLPDDDRLTMHADLLAIAHERGTPDLREALGAGIRAWDAATEADPGLRAAVALLFAYGSFAAVAADLGDVDTGGIRRLLEAAADRPGADDEWRALVDYGTGVLEHYEDMLNPARPGDGGLRRLARAAAFQQPDADFAQRLRLTLALAGQAEASRTGDRRTAEAARQQADSGRPLPERPAPAAQEPVSPADVHVVEVYSRLMEQMQANDMMAVVATAREALPVLEASEPSGPDVAFRNMIRALAALGDPHGSAPLDIPAVDQDGGMGAVVQYAGAMMTATAALGQAMYRNDLPRMREIAGTVEQLIASVPTDDGQVRLGAAALAGQAHLEIAGRAPEATDHARRAADWFGQALDHAGGAGHQMWSRLAMGRAEALRHTGGDHAAGRAHGMSALQGHAWQVFAQAGTDHSIASAKQAAADARKVAGWCLADRRRDPAALDQLIAALDAGRGLVLRATTTARAIADQLTRAGHAELAAEWTETAGQGRDMVTGLGMPVGSGLQGTEVPDDLRLRVLRALGGEQVLGYESITARDVRAALRATGTQALVYLLAAEDGREGAAVVVPAGGPPIVVTLPRLETGPDSPVRWYVRTQPHTTSARAVSTGPDRGPEDRDLGPIADLTDPGRGLDELCAWAGDAAMSTVLRVVPGGPGRRLVLVPMGMLALVPWHAAFDGTQSPRRYAAEQAVISYSPSARAFCTAATRPRTPISSALIVGDPTGDLPHAGAEARAIRDRFYPAGTTANTPDEVLRWVTTRPRGAAIMHFACHGAVDPRLPADAHLVLGGHAGLTVRTLLETSQSAELDVQEVFLAACTTGVTGHDHDEVLSLATSFLAAGAHTVIGSLWPVPDDATSLLMFKVHEHLRVTGCPPGDALHRAQLWMLDRDRDATGIPPDLLEDYRPGMEFPLTSWAGFTHIGR
- a CDS encoding contact-dependent growth inhibition system immunity protein; its protein translation is MPESDTSRSLEEIEDDRWGDPPADATRLISTAYALRRRPVGEIGVEGLRLLISQQIGLDTLVPLALDHVEQDPLAEGDFYPGDLLDALMRRVPESYWQAHEGQRARVRAVAEALDPGETFDVLYTRAAEFLRR
- a CDS encoding putative T7SS-secreted protein, with the protein product MTELGQTRDPTALVPGDPAAVRANAAELKTRSDHVEKAGDGLVDIDTGAWTGPAAEEFRNRFSYEPNKWYLAANSLATAASALTTYAHALEWAQQQAAEAVRLWDEAQAETQQAEQAYEEAAVRAPPEHPLGPFVDTGASLRQNAIDVLSAARKEVGTAGDVAARFLDQEAESAPNKSSWLDKVGGFLQDAGARAVNGLASFGNAMVHHPGETASLVGGLLLTEVSALGEGTGFVLDATGVGAVGGVPLNIVSAAGITVGAGMTASASGLLMQHAASDDAITPVRTGRSEPVGPTKTDNCKEHLTDRDLDAARRELNGEVVATKSTGKPWDHVNEVRNAQDGLVNRIGQLKRLLGDSRVSAADRAQYEAELSEASRLLDYSEQFVPRI